A single region of the Biomaibacter acetigenes genome encodes:
- a CDS encoding M20 metallopeptidase family protein gives MLDSKQLDKEISGKINEIIDDIIKIRRTIHQNPELGYEEYQTSELVARKLESYGIKVARGVGGTGVVGLLAGAKPGKTLLLRADMDALPIQEETGLPFASKVPGKMHACGHDIHTSVLLGAARVLSLYRDRIYGNIKFMFQPAEECSPTGGAKKMIEDGVLENPKVDFAVALHVWPDLQVGQLGFKTGPVSARSDRIFLRVLGKSGHASAPHQGVDAIVASAQVISSLQTIISRRINPRDSVVITIGRIQGGDRYNVICDKVEMEGTVRIMSPGYDDKIPELIRQAGEGAAASVGARFEMDYINGYPMTINDEALTKKVEDLIKKSLGEGAIKEIPLDAGGEDFSFVSQKVPSVYIKLGSSLPVSSEDVGFIPLHNSRVIFDEGCISVGIKTFGIAALGLLSEQEEKHGE, from the coding sequence GTGTTGGATTCAAAGCAATTGGATAAAGAAATTTCCGGGAAAATCAATGAAATAATTGACGATATAATTAAAATAAGAAGGACAATCCATCAAAATCCCGAGCTGGGTTATGAAGAGTATCAAACTTCAGAGCTGGTAGCAAGAAAGCTTGAATCCTATGGCATAAAAGTGGCAAGAGGCGTGGGCGGCACAGGGGTTGTAGGGCTTCTTGCCGGGGCAAAACCCGGCAAGACCCTGCTCCTTCGGGCCGACATGGATGCCCTGCCCATTCAGGAGGAAACAGGGCTCCCCTTTGCCTCAAAGGTCCCGGGAAAGATGCACGCCTGCGGCCATGATATCCATACCTCGGTGCTTCTAGGAGCCGCCCGGGTACTGTCACTATACAGGGACCGCATTTATGGCAACATCAAATTCATGTTTCAGCCTGCCGAAGAGTGCAGTCCCACCGGCGGCGCCAAAAAGATGATTGAAGATGGGGTCCTGGAAAATCCGAAAGTAGATTTTGCCGTAGCCCTGCACGTATGGCCGGACCTTCAAGTGGGGCAGCTGGGTTTTAAAACCGGTCCCGTTTCTGCCCGATCTGACAGGATATTCCTTAGGGTTCTGGGGAAATCGGGTCATGCTTCGGCGCCCCATCAGGGGGTTGATGCCATAGTGGCCTCCGCCCAGGTGATATCAAGCCTTCAGACCATAATTTCCAGGCGGATAAACCCCAGGGACAGTGTCGTTATCACAATAGGAAGGATCCAGGGCGGGGATCGCTACAATGTAATTTGCGATAAGGTGGAGATGGAAGGCACTGTAAGAATCATGTCCCCGGGCTATGATGATAAGATTCCCGAGCTTATCCGGCAGGCGGGCGAGGGAGCTGCAGCATCGGTGGGGGCCAGGTTTGAAATGGATTATATTAACGGCTATCCCATGACCATCAATGATGAAGCGTTGACAAAGAAAGTGGAAGATCTTATAAAGAAAAGCTTAGGTGAAGGCGCTATAAAAGAAATACCTCTGGATGCCGGGGGAGAAGATTTTTCGTTTGTTTCTCAAAAGGTACCTTCGGTATATATCAAACTCGGCTCATCCCTTCCGGTTTCCTCGGAAGATGTTGGTTTTATTCCTCTCCACAACAGCAGGGTTATATTTGATGAAGGTTGTATATCCGTCGGTATCAAAACCTTCGGCATAGCGGCGCTGGGGCTCTTGTCCGAACAGGAGGAAAAACATGGAGAATAA
- a CDS encoding amidohydrolase: MENKTIVSSIEDKIIEYRRDFHRYPEPGWLEFRTSGKIAAILMKLGYEVKLGHEVVKKEAVMGRPHDEDIANNVERAVKEGADPEILKRMDGLTGVVGIMDTGRPGPVLAYRFDIDAVEVDEAKDYNHKPYKEGFSSTHPGVMHACGHDGHAAIGLGLAEVLTRLKPEFTGRVKLIFQPAEEGVRGARAMVEAGVVDDADYFLALHIGFGNSGDIGIAARTGGFLATSKLDVEYRGRASHAGATPQEGKNALLAAATVALNLHAIAPHSDGATRVNVGVLQAGTGRNVIPDRAVIKLETRGATTALNDYMKKKALKIIEAGAAMYDLDYTVNEAGGAMSAEGDEELASMIKSIGREIGVEHIVDKGSVGGSEDATYFMERVQTRGGKALYYQVITPIAADHHSSRFDFDERGLSLAVTLHAEMAKRLLKRAHA; the protein is encoded by the coding sequence ATGGAGAATAAAACCATAGTCAGTTCCATTGAAGATAAAATCATAGAGTACCGCCGGGATTTCCACAGATACCCGGAGCCGGGCTGGCTGGAGTTCCGGACTTCCGGCAAAATAGCGGCGATTTTGATGAAGCTAGGGTATGAAGTGAAGCTTGGGCATGAAGTTGTCAAAAAAGAGGCGGTCATGGGCAGGCCCCATGATGAGGATATCGCAAACAATGTGGAACGCGCCGTAAAAGAAGGTGCTGACCCGGAGATACTAAAGAGAATGGATGGCTTGACGGGGGTCGTGGGAATCATGGATACCGGCCGGCCGGGGCCGGTCCTGGCTTACCGGTTCGACATCGATGCGGTGGAAGTGGATGAGGCAAAGGATTATAATCATAAACCATATAAAGAGGGGTTTTCTTCCACACATCCCGGCGTGATGCATGCCTGCGGCCATGACGGCCATGCAGCCATAGGATTGGGCCTGGCGGAAGTGCTCACCCGACTGAAACCCGAGTTTACCGGGAGGGTTAAGCTCATCTTTCAACCCGCCGAGGAGGGAGTAAGAGGCGCCAGAGCTATGGTGGAGGCGGGAGTGGTAGATGATGCCGATTATTTCCTGGCACTGCACATAGGTTTTGGAAATTCCGGCGATATAGGAATCGCAGCCAGGACCGGCGGATTTCTCGCTACATCGAAACTGGATGTGGAATACCGCGGCAGAGCCTCCCATGCCGGAGCCACACCCCAGGAGGGGAAAAATGCATTGCTGGCGGCGGCCACCGTTGCTCTTAACCTCCATGCCATAGCTCCCCACAGCGATGGCGCCACCAGGGTAAATGTTGGGGTTCTGCAGGCAGGCACCGGGAGGAATGTGATTCCCGATAGGGCTGTCATCAAGCTGGAAACCCGGGGGGCCACCACGGCGCTGAACGATTATATGAAGAAGAAAGCATTAAAAATAATAGAGGCCGGTGCCGCCATGTATGACCTGGATTATACGGTAAACGAGGCAGGAGGTGCCATGAGCGCCGAAGGCGACGAGGAACTGGCATCTATGATAAAAAGTATCGGCCGGGAAATAGGAGTTGAACATATTGTAGATAAAGGTTCTGTGGGTGGCAGCGAAGATGCCACGTATTTCATGGAAAGAGTCCAGACCAGGGGAGGTAAGGCTCTTTATTATCAGGTCATAACTCCCATAGCGGCAGACCACCACAGCAGCCGTTTCGATTTTGACGAAAGGGGGCTTTCCCTGGCGGTGACCCTCCATGCGGAAATGGCGAAAAGGTTGCTTAAAAGGGCTCATGCTTGA
- a CDS encoding AbgT family transporter: MLEKNKSTAVKKGGFEKVLDWIERVGNKLPHPFILFVYITIALMIISAVLASAKVSVVNPGTQKVVEAKSLLSAEGIRWMLQSALKNFTGFAPLGLVLAMLMGIGLAEQVGLLSAFMRKTMYGAPLWAISMAVMFVGINGNIASDASVVIIPALAASVYLSLGKNPLVGLVAGYAAACAGFSANLIIVGTDALLAGITQEAVKILDPNMQVNPSINWYFMMASTVIFTIVGAWITDRIIAPRLGDYKGKAKVLQNNDLTPLENKGLRNAGLAALAFLIILGIFVIPQGAILRDPKTGGLIPSPFLSGIIPILMLFFITIAVAYGKTVGTIKKADDVPKHMAEAMKTMSGYIVLVFVIGQFVAYFDWSNIGVILAVKGADFLKSIGFTGIPLILGLILLSTIINLFIGSGSAKWSVLAPIFVPMMMLLGYSPSFTQAIYRIGDSSTNPISPLFPYFPIVLGMAQQYDENAGVGTIISLMIPYSLIFLVVWILQLFVWMALKLPLGPGAGIYM; the protein is encoded by the coding sequence ATGCTGGAAAAAAACAAATCCACTGCTGTAAAGAAAGGAGGTTTTGAGAAAGTTCTCGACTGGATAGAGCGGGTTGGTAACAAACTGCCGCATCCCTTTATTCTTTTTGTCTATATTACCATCGCACTTATGATTATTTCCGCGGTACTTGCTTCAGCGAAGGTATCGGTGGTAAACCCTGGCACTCAAAAAGTGGTTGAAGCCAAAAGCCTCCTGAGTGCTGAAGGTATCCGCTGGATGCTCCAGAGCGCCCTTAAAAATTTCACCGGTTTTGCTCCGTTAGGGCTGGTGCTGGCCATGCTCATGGGTATAGGTCTGGCAGAACAGGTTGGCCTTCTTTCGGCATTCATGAGAAAGACCATGTATGGAGCCCCGCTTTGGGCTATCAGTATGGCTGTCATGTTTGTGGGTATTAATGGCAACATAGCATCCGATGCTTCGGTGGTCATTATTCCGGCTCTGGCGGCCAGTGTTTACCTATCTTTAGGCAAGAATCCGCTGGTGGGTCTGGTGGCTGGGTATGCCGCCGCCTGTGCCGGGTTTTCCGCAAACCTCATTATCGTGGGTACTGACGCTCTGCTGGCCGGCATAACTCAGGAGGCCGTAAAGATTCTCGACCCGAACATGCAGGTCAATCCTTCGATAAACTGGTATTTTATGATGGCATCTACAGTAATATTTACAATTGTGGGAGCATGGATTACCGATAGAATCATTGCTCCGCGGTTGGGAGATTACAAAGGCAAGGCTAAAGTTTTGCAAAATAATGACCTGACACCTCTGGAAAACAAGGGGTTAAGAAATGCAGGACTTGCAGCACTGGCGTTTTTGATAATCCTCGGCATTTTTGTTATACCGCAGGGAGCAATTCTTCGCGATCCCAAAACCGGTGGCTTGATACCTTCACCTTTCCTGTCCGGTATCATCCCCATTTTGATGCTTTTCTTCATAACCATTGCCGTGGCCTATGGAAAGACCGTGGGGACTATAAAGAAAGCCGATGATGTACCAAAACACATGGCGGAAGCCATGAAGACCATGTCCGGTTATATCGTCCTGGTATTTGTCATAGGGCAGTTTGTGGCATATTTTGACTGGAGCAATATAGGCGTCATTTTAGCTGTAAAGGGTGCCGATTTTCTTAAGAGTATAGGATTTACCGGCATTCCTCTGATTCTTGGGTTGATCCTGCTGTCAACCATCATAAATCTTTTCATCGGCAGCGGTTCTGCTAAGTGGTCAGTGCTTGCTCCCATTTTCGTGCCGATGATGATGTTGCTAGGATATTCCCCATCGTTTACTCAGGCAATATACAGAATTGGTGATTCCTCCACGAATCCGATTTCTCCGTTGTTCCCTTATTTCCCCATTGTATTGGGGATGGCTCAACAGTATGATGAAAATGCCGGTGTTGGAACCATTATTTCTCTGATGATTCCTTATTCCCTGATATTCCTGGTGGTCTGGATTTTGCAGTTGTTCGTATGGATGGCATTAAAGTTACCTTTAGGTCCGGGTGCGGGAATATATATGTAA